A DNA window from Chelativorans sp. AA-79 contains the following coding sequences:
- a CDS encoding ABC transporter permease, with protein MRLSTIWRLGIKEVWGLLRTPALLALIGAAFSIQIYAAATAMPFTLNKAPISVVDEDVSPLSARIGSAFYLPYFNPPETITLSEMNRRMDAGIDTFALVIPPHFQRDVLAGAEPAMQLNVDATRMTQAFTGAGYVQAIVSGEVAEFMQRYRAADPAPVELVLRARFNPELNPGWFSAMMEVVNNVSLLSVILAGAALIRERERGTIEHLLVMPVTPTEIMLGKIWPMALVVMGAVLFAMTVVVQTWLAIPVAGSLWLLMLGVALQLFATTSLGILLATIAGSMPQFGLLLMLVLFPLQILAGGLTPVENMPHGLRVLMSATPDMHFVSLSQAILFRGAGLDAVWPQFAALVLIGLAFFSFSLWRFRKSLR; from the coding sequence ATGCGGCTATCGACCATCTGGCGGCTGGGCATCAAGGAGGTGTGGGGGCTTCTGCGCACGCCGGCTCTGCTGGCGCTGATCGGCGCAGCCTTCTCCATCCAGATCTATGCGGCGGCGACGGCGATGCCGTTCACGCTCAACAAAGCGCCGATCTCCGTTGTGGACGAGGACGTCTCGCCGCTCTCCGCCCGCATCGGCTCAGCCTTCTATTTGCCCTACTTCAATCCACCCGAGACGATCACGCTGTCGGAGATGAACCGGCGCATGGATGCGGGCATCGACACCTTCGCGCTCGTCATCCCGCCGCATTTCCAGCGCGACGTGCTGGCCGGTGCGGAGCCTGCGATGCAGCTCAATGTCGACGCCACGCGCATGACACAGGCATTCACCGGAGCGGGCTATGTGCAGGCGATCGTGTCGGGCGAGGTTGCCGAGTTCATGCAACGCTACCGCGCCGCCGACCCGGCCCCGGTAGAACTGGTGCTGCGCGCACGCTTCAATCCCGAGCTCAATCCCGGCTGGTTCAGCGCCATGATGGAGGTCGTCAACAACGTTTCGCTGCTGTCCGTGATCCTGGCGGGCGCGGCGCTCATAAGGGAGCGAGAGCGCGGAACGATCGAGCATCTTCTCGTCATGCCCGTGACGCCTACCGAGATCATGCTCGGCAAGATCTGGCCGATGGCGCTCGTGGTGATGGGCGCGGTGCTTTTCGCGATGACGGTGGTGGTCCAGACATGGCTGGCGATTCCCGTCGCCGGCTCGCTGTGGCTTCTGATGCTGGGCGTGGCGCTGCAACTCTTCGCTACCACCTCGCTCGGCATCCTGCTCGCTACCATCGCCGGCTCCATGCCGCAGTTCGGGCTGCTTCTGATGCTCGTTCTGTTCCCGCTCCAGATCCTCGCTGGCGGGCTCACCCCGGTCGAGAACATGCCGCACGGCCTGCGCGTCCTGATGTCGGCCACGCCCGACATGCATTTCGTGTCGCTTTCGCAGGCAATCCTGTTCCGTGGGGCCGGACTGGACGCGGTCTGGCCTCAATTCGCCGCGCTTGTCCTGATCGGTCTCGCGTTCTTCTCTTTCTCCCTCTGGCGTTTCCGAAAGTCGCTCAGGTAG
- a CDS encoding AraC family transcriptional regulator, whose protein sequence is MTIDPLSEIVTLLQPSASFSKLVEYAGRWRIRRDVEGKPVYFAVLEGECRVVCAGQPSIIVRAGDFLLSPSTNDQIIESIEAPPHGIDMLPVELGEGRFRVGRSDESINLRMQVGLCSFASPDAALLISLLPAMVVARGEPRLATLMQLVGDETRRSRPGRELVLERLLEVLLIEALRCCADTAPVPSVARGLSDDRLVAALRAMHAKPAHGWTVADLAAEAAMSRSAFFARFNRIVGMPPMEYLLAWRRALAKRLLRKHEFAIEHVAARVGYGSASTFSTAFRRHVGIPPARYARVGAAIHVIGAL, encoded by the coding sequence ATGACCATAGATCCGCTTTCCGAGATCGTGACCCTTCTCCAACCGTCCGCCAGCTTCTCCAAGCTGGTCGAATATGCCGGACGCTGGCGTATCCGTCGCGATGTCGAAGGAAAGCCGGTCTATTTCGCGGTCCTGGAAGGCGAGTGCCGCGTGGTCTGTGCGGGCCAGCCCTCTATCATCGTGCGCGCCGGCGATTTCCTGCTATCTCCCTCGACCAACGATCAGATCATCGAGAGCATCGAAGCGCCGCCTCATGGGATCGACATGCTGCCGGTCGAGCTTGGCGAGGGGCGCTTCCGTGTCGGCCGATCGGATGAGTCGATCAATCTCAGGATGCAGGTCGGGCTATGTAGTTTCGCATCGCCTGACGCGGCCCTGCTCATATCCTTGCTCCCGGCTATGGTGGTGGCGCGCGGCGAGCCGCGGCTTGCAACGCTGATGCAGTTGGTCGGCGACGAGACCCGCCGATCGCGGCCTGGGCGTGAACTGGTGCTTGAACGCCTGTTGGAGGTGCTGCTGATCGAGGCGTTGCGCTGTTGTGCCGACACGGCCCCGGTGCCAAGCGTCGCGCGCGGGCTTTCCGACGATCGTCTGGTTGCGGCCTTGCGGGCAATGCATGCGAAGCCTGCGCATGGCTGGACGGTCGCGGATCTCGCGGCTGAGGCAGCGATGTCACGCTCGGCCTTCTTCGCCCGCTTCAATCGGATCGTCGGAATGCCGCCGATGGAATATCTGCTCGCCTGGCGCAGGGCGCTCGCCAAGCGCTTGTTACGCAAGCACGAATTCGCGATCGAGCATGTTGCGGCCCGGGTCGGCTACGGCTCAGCGAGCACGTTCAGCACCGCCTTTAGGCGGCATGTCGGAATACCACCGGCGCGCTATGCGCGGGTGGGAGCGGCCATTCACGTGATCGGTGCGCTTTGA
- a CDS encoding tyrosine-type recombinase/integrase, protein MIFPSIRSTRRPLSENAMNAALRRMGDSKDEVTAHGFRVTASTILNARNYDPDVIEAVLAHQDKNAIRRTYNRATYWEQRVTLMQEWGDLLDALKAPR, encoded by the coding sequence TTGATCTTTCCTTCGATCCGCTCGACCAGGCGTCCCCTCTCCGAGAACGCCATGAATGCCGCGCTGCGGCGTATGGGGGACAGCAAGGACGAAGTGACCGCCCACGGCTTCCGGGTGACCGCGAGCACCATACTCAACGCCCGCAACTACGATCCAGACGTTATCGAGGCGGTGCTGGCGCACCAAGACAAGAACGCCATCCGGCGAACCTACAACCGCGCCACCTATTGGGAGCAGCGGGTGACGCTGATGCAGGAGTGGGGAGATTTGCTAGACGCACTGAAGGCGCCCCGCTAG
- a CDS encoding ester cyclase yields MSDQTTAQINRQTVERFLAGTHSRNIEDVAVIDDTVDATVLCHGFPGFAINDHESYKTFFRVFRQSFTDMDWTVHTLLADNTHVAARWEIHATFSGDFAGVKADGRRIAFDGMVLYRMQDGLIAETWLHINETMLLSAIGALPALAA; encoded by the coding sequence ATGAGCGATCAGACCACCGCACAGATCAACCGCCAGACCGTCGAACGTTTCCTCGCCGGCACGCATTCCCGCAACATCGAGGACGTGGCCGTCATCGACGATACCGTCGACGCAACGGTCCTCTGCCACGGCTTCCCCGGCTTCGCGATCAACGACCACGAGAGCTACAAGACCTTCTTCCGGGTCTTCCGGCAGTCCTTCACCGACATGGACTGGACCGTCCACACGCTCCTCGCCGACAATACGCATGTCGCGGCGCGGTGGGAGATCCATGCCACGTTCAGCGGCGACTTCGCCGGCGTGAAGGCCGACGGCCGCCGCATCGCCTTCGACGGAATGGTGCTCTACCGCATGCAGGACGGCCTGATCGCCGAGACGTGGCTGCACATTAACGAGACGATGTTGCTTTCGGCCATCGGCGCACTCCCCGCCCTTGCAGCTTGA
- a CDS encoding alpha/beta-hydrolase family protein, with protein MRYWLVRLWLSFSTAGLLLGTLFFAFSLTPSLLPRTYFTQGVLSGCSLAAGYFVGVLVSWLWSYMELPVPQGRVVRAAKLGAAVICIFVAVLFLWQAARWQNSIREIMGLGPVESVHPLKVGLIAFVTFSVLIALARLFQLTFRFAAAKARRFMPTRVANVIGVVAATMLFWSIISGILFRIALDVADSSFQQFDALIEPETRRPTAPLKTGSSVSLLEWGDLGRAGREFVSSGPTSKELRAFSGKDAPEPIRVYVGLRSAAAVDERARLALEELKRVGGFERSVLVVVTPTGTGWVDPAAMDSLEYLHNGDVASVAVQYSYLASWLSLLTEPGYGADTARALFKEIYGYWTSLPKKRRPKLYLHGLSLGAMNSEQSTDLIEVIGDPFQGALWSGPPYPSRLWRFLTANRDPRSPAWLPRFRDGSFARFMNQDGAAAKPNSGSSWGPMRYVYLQYASDPVTFFDYRYAYREPDWMRPPRGPDVSPDMRWYPVVTVLQLAVDMAMATTAQMGHGHVYAPAHYIDAWVEVTGIQDWSTGEIERLKSKLGN; from the coding sequence ATGAGATATTGGCTTGTCAGGCTTTGGCTGTCTTTCTCGACCGCAGGCCTGCTCCTTGGAACACTGTTTTTTGCGTTCTCCCTGACTCCAAGCCTGTTGCCGCGGACATATTTTACGCAAGGGGTCCTCTCCGGATGTTCTTTGGCCGCCGGATATTTCGTCGGTGTGCTCGTGTCCTGGCTGTGGTCCTACATGGAATTGCCTGTCCCGCAGGGCCGCGTCGTGCGTGCAGCCAAGCTCGGCGCAGCTGTCATCTGCATTTTTGTTGCCGTTCTCTTCCTCTGGCAGGCTGCGCGGTGGCAGAATTCGATCCGCGAGATTATGGGCCTGGGACCTGTCGAGAGCGTGCATCCGCTCAAAGTCGGCCTGATCGCATTCGTGACTTTTTCCGTCCTGATCGCGCTGGCACGGCTCTTTCAGCTTACGTTCCGCTTCGCGGCCGCGAAGGCCCGCCGCTTCATGCCGACACGGGTGGCCAACGTGATCGGCGTCGTCGCTGCAACCATGCTGTTCTGGTCGATCATCAGCGGTATTCTCTTCCGGATCGCGCTCGATGTGGCGGACTCCTCCTTTCAGCAATTCGATGCCCTGATCGAGCCTGAAACCCGACGGCCCACCGCCCCCCTCAAAACCGGCAGCAGCGTCTCCCTGCTCGAATGGGGCGATCTCGGGCGGGCGGGACGGGAGTTCGTCTCCTCAGGGCCGACCAGCAAGGAGTTGCGAGCCTTCTCCGGGAAGGATGCGCCCGAACCCATTCGCGTCTATGTCGGACTTCGCTCAGCCGCGGCCGTGGATGAGCGCGCGCGGCTAGCACTTGAAGAATTGAAGCGCGTCGGCGGGTTCGAGCGTTCGGTGCTTGTCGTGGTGACCCCCACCGGCACCGGCTGGGTCGATCCGGCGGCGATGGACAGTCTGGAATATCTCCACAACGGCGACGTGGCGAGCGTTGCGGTCCAATATTCCTACCTCGCGAGTTGGCTCTCCTTGCTGACGGAGCCGGGCTATGGCGCCGATACCGCACGCGCCCTCTTCAAGGAGATTTATGGTTATTGGACGAGTCTCCCCAAGAAGCGCCGCCCCAAACTTTATCTGCACGGCCTGAGCCTCGGCGCGATGAACTCGGAGCAATCGACCGATCTCATCGAGGTGATCGGCGATCCGTTCCAGGGCGCGTTGTGGAGCGGGCCGCCCTATCCGAGCAGGCTTTGGCGTTTCCTGACCGCCAATCGCGATCCCAGGTCGCCTGCCTGGCTGCCCCGGTTCCGGGACGGCTCCTTCGCTCGATTCATGAATCAGGATGGCGCAGCCGCGAAGCCGAACTCGGGATCGAGTTGGGGCCCCATGCGGTACGTTTATCTCCAATATGCCAGCGACCCTGTCACGTTCTTCGACTACCGCTATGCCTACCGCGAACCGGACTGGATGAGACCGCCGCGCGGCCCCGATGTGTCGCCGGACATGCGATGGTATCCGGTCGTGACAGTGCTTCAGCTGGCGGTGGACATGGCAATGGCGACGACTGCTCAGATGGGACACGGCCATGTCTACGCCCCCGCGCATTACATCGACGCCTGGGTCGAGGTGACCGGCATCCAAGACTGGAGCACCGGGGAAATCGAGCGGCTGAAGTCGAAATTGGGCAACTAG
- a CDS encoding MBL fold metallo-hydrolase — protein MSAIEAPTMLAPRRVTDQWTVLPSWLPVPGLGALPINSFLLKGREPVLVDTGLGALGDQFVAALESEIDPGDLRWIWLSHMDADHIGNLGQVLERAPHAKVVTNFLGMGKMNLAGIDVSRVHLLDPGARLEVAGRTLVPLRPPYYDAPETIGFFDTGERVFFAADSFGALLPEPVDGTEEVADETLREGLLGWSSIDAPWLTSVDRDTLGRTLKSIERLNPDIVLSGHLPLARKGVGQLTHHVAGAYCRGASSVVDPLAIEHIEAAFA, from the coding sequence ATGTCCGCCATCGAAGCGCCCACCATGCTTGCTCCCCGCCGTGTCACCGACCAGTGGACGGTTTTGCCGTCCTGGTTGCCGGTTCCCGGCCTGGGTGCGCTGCCGATCAACAGTTTCCTGCTCAAGGGGCGCGAGCCCGTTCTCGTAGACACGGGCCTCGGCGCCCTCGGCGACCAGTTCGTCGCCGCGCTCGAAAGCGAGATCGATCCGGGAGATCTCCGCTGGATCTGGCTCAGCCACATGGATGCCGACCACATCGGCAACCTCGGCCAGGTGCTGGAGCGCGCGCCCCATGCGAAGGTCGTCACCAACTTCCTCGGCATGGGCAAAATGAACCTCGCGGGAATCGACGTTTCGCGGGTCCACCTGCTCGATCCGGGTGCCAGGCTGGAGGTTGCCGGCCGCACGCTCGTTCCGCTGCGTCCGCCCTATTACGATGCGCCGGAGACGATCGGATTCTTCGACACCGGGGAACGTGTGTTCTTCGCCGCCGATTCCTTTGGTGCCCTCCTGCCAGAGCCGGTGGACGGCACCGAGGAAGTCGCCGACGAGACGCTGCGTGAAGGGCTCCTGGGCTGGTCGTCGATCGATGCGCCATGGCTCACATCCGTCGATCGGGACACGCTCGGCAGGACACTGAAGAGCATCGAAAGGCTTAATCCCGACATCGTGCTTTCTGGGCACCTGCCACTCGCCCGCAAGGGCGTGGGGCAACTGACCCACCATGTCGCCGGCGCCTATTGCCGAGGCGCCTCCTCGGTCGTCGACCCCCTCGCAATCGAACACATCGAAGCCGCATTCGCCTGA
- a CDS encoding TetR/AcrR family transcriptional regulator — protein sequence MSERAKAQEETRQRIVEATMHLHEEIGARATTISAIAEKAGVQRLTVYRHFPDETAVFQACTSHWLSLNPPPDPASWGSFDDPRRRFDAAVTAFYAYYASTRRMWVSSHRDVAEVPALQGPMAEFAGFVAKVAADLTGAFKIGENRAQKVEATVGHVLAFPTWDDLEQRNIPDSVKVGLAGSWLNGVLGS from the coding sequence ATGTCCGAACGCGCGAAGGCGCAGGAAGAGACGCGGCAGAGGATCGTCGAAGCGACCATGCACCTGCACGAGGAGATCGGCGCACGCGCCACGACAATCAGCGCGATCGCCGAGAAAGCCGGCGTGCAGCGACTCACCGTCTACAGGCACTTTCCGGACGAAACGGCCGTCTTCCAGGCCTGTACGTCTCACTGGCTTTCGCTCAATCCGCCGCCCGATCCGGCATCGTGGGGATCGTTCGACGACCCCCGACGGCGTTTCGACGCGGCGGTGACAGCGTTCTATGCCTACTACGCGTCGACTCGGCGCATGTGGGTGTCCTCTCACCGGGACGTTGCCGAAGTGCCCGCCCTGCAGGGGCCGATGGCGGAGTTCGCGGGCTTTGTCGCTAAGGTCGCGGCCGATCTCACGGGCGCGTTCAAGATAGGCGAGAACCGGGCACAAAAGGTCGAGGCAACGGTTGGCCATGTCCTGGCCTTCCCGACCTGGGACGATCTGGAACAGCGGAACATCCCCGACAGCGTAAAGGTCGGGTTGGCGGGAAGCTGGCTGAACGGCGTTCTTGGGTCGTAG
- a CDS encoding SDR family oxidoreductase, translated as MPSVLITGCSSGFGLETAKLFLDHGWKVVATMRKPSPDILPASDNLVLLPLDVTDPASIASAMERAGEIDVLVNNAGFGAAVPIELIEPETASQLFETNTLGTLAMLQAVLPGFRERRSGVIINVTSTATLKPLPLVSVYRASKAAVNALTESLAVEMEPFGVRVHIVLPGRSPETQFGENAIPHLRGLDNPDYKLLIEGMIANFREDSGPVTHAGDVAEAVWRAATDANAPLRIPAGADAVQWMAEVA; from the coding sequence ATGCCCAGCGTCCTCATCACCGGCTGTTCCTCCGGCTTCGGCCTCGAAACCGCGAAACTGTTCCTCGATCACGGCTGGAAGGTGGTCGCCACGATGCGCAAGCCCAGTCCCGACATTCTTCCCGCTTCGGACAATCTCGTTCTCCTGCCGCTCGATGTCACCGATCCCGCGAGCATCGCCAGCGCCATGGAAAGGGCCGGCGAGATCGACGTGCTGGTCAACAATGCCGGGTTCGGTGCGGCAGTACCGATCGAGCTGATCGAGCCCGAGACGGCAAGTCAGTTGTTCGAGACCAACACATTGGGCACGTTGGCCATGTTGCAGGCGGTCCTGCCCGGGTTTCGCGAGCGCCGGTCGGGCGTGATCATCAACGTTACCTCTACGGCAACGCTCAAGCCCCTGCCACTCGTCAGCGTCTATCGCGCGAGCAAGGCGGCGGTGAACGCGCTCACCGAAAGCCTCGCGGTCGAGATGGAGCCGTTCGGCGTGCGCGTCCATATCGTGCTCCCCGGCCGCTCGCCGGAAACCCAGTTTGGCGAGAACGCAATACCGCACCTGCGCGGACTCGATAACCCCGACTACAAGCTGCTGATCGAAGGCATGATCGCCAATTTCCGCGAGGATAGCGGTCCTGTCACCCATGCCGGCGATGTGGCGGAAGCCGTCTGGCGGGCGGCCACCGACGCGAACGCGCCACTCCGGATTCCGGCGGGAGCGGATGCGGTGCAATGGATGGCCGAGGTGGCCTGA
- the rbbA gene encoding ribosome-associated ATPase/putative transporter RbbA: MTGRARDRDTAPLAARMRAVSHSFKKTRALDGVTIDFPAGQMIGLIGPDGVGKSTLLSLIAGARKVQQGEVEALGADMRDARQRSYVGPRIAYMPQGLGKNLYPTLSVFENVDFFGRLFGHARRERERRIRELLEATGLDPFPDRPVGKLSGGMKQKLGLCCALIHDPDLLILDEPTTGVDPLARRQFWELINGIRQDRPGMGVIVATAYMDEASGFDWLVAMDGGRVLATGTPAELRQRTGTSSLDDAFIELMPEEKRRLHRKVEIPPRPRDGDGDAAIEAEGLTIRFGDFTAVEHVSFRIPKGEIFGFLGSNGCGKTTTMKMLTGLLPASEGTAKLFGQEVDPRDIDTRRRVGYMSQSFSLYTELTVRQNLDLHARLFQLPAKDIPGRIEEMARRFDLVDVMDTLPDALPLGLTQRLSLAVAMIHAPEMLILDEPTSGVDPIARDALWQSFVDLSRKDGVTIFISTHFMNEAERCDRISLMHAGKVLVSDTPAGIVEKRGSADLEEAFVSYLEDAIADENGARPQAREVNGAPASKLVHAIAGGHAPAGRRRLLDPRRIGSYARRETLELRRDPIRASFAFIGSLILLFVLGYGISMDVEDLPFAVLDHDQTTLSRDYTLDIAGSRYFTERPPIADPADLDRRMRNGELSLAIEIPPGFAREVSAGRQAGIGGWIDGAMPSRAETAQGYVEGLHAHWLMRRAREAYGEQALAGDFQLETRFRYNPNVESLIAMVPAVIGLVLLFIPTMLSTLSIVREKDLGSIVNLYVTPVSRLEFLLGKQIPYVVLAMLNFVTLTTFAVLVQGVPFTGSIVAYTIGGFLYAIAATGLGLFISSFMNSQIAAIFLTTIVSMLLAVQYSGMIDPVAAMEGSAAVIGAINPASHFITISRGAFSKALGLEDLTSSFLPLLIAGPVLLALSVFFLRKQAR, from the coding sequence ATGACCGGGCGGGCGCGCGACCGGGATACTGCTCCGCTCGCCGCGCGCATGCGGGCCGTGAGCCATTCCTTCAAGAAGACCCGCGCGCTGGACGGCGTGACCATCGATTTTCCGGCCGGCCAGATGATCGGGCTGATCGGACCGGACGGCGTCGGCAAGTCGACCCTGCTGTCGCTGATTGCCGGGGCGCGCAAGGTGCAGCAGGGCGAGGTGGAGGCGCTGGGCGCCGACATGCGCGACGCGCGTCAGCGCAGCTATGTGGGGCCGCGCATCGCCTATATGCCGCAGGGGCTGGGCAAGAACCTCTACCCGACACTCTCGGTGTTCGAGAATGTCGATTTCTTCGGCCGCCTGTTCGGCCATGCCCGCAGGGAGCGCGAGCGGCGCATCCGCGAATTGCTCGAGGCGACGGGCCTCGACCCGTTCCCCGACCGGCCGGTGGGCAAGCTTTCGGGCGGCATGAAGCAGAAGCTTGGCCTCTGCTGCGCGCTGATCCACGACCCGGACCTCCTGATCCTCGACGAGCCGACCACGGGCGTCGACCCGCTTGCGCGGCGACAATTTTGGGAACTGATCAACGGCATCAGGCAGGATCGGCCGGGCATGGGCGTGATCGTGGCCACGGCCTATATGGACGAGGCCTCGGGCTTCGACTGGCTGGTGGCTATGGATGGCGGGCGGGTGCTCGCCACCGGCACGCCGGCCGAGCTTCGGCAGCGCACAGGTACGTCCTCGCTGGACGATGCCTTCATCGAGCTGATGCCCGAAGAGAAGCGCAGGCTCCATCGCAAGGTCGAGATCCCGCCGCGGCCACGGGACGGCGATGGTGATGCCGCCATCGAGGCCGAGGGGCTGACCATCCGCTTCGGCGACTTCACCGCGGTGGAGCATGTCAGCTTCCGCATCCCCAAGGGCGAGATCTTTGGCTTTCTCGGCTCCAACGGCTGTGGCAAGACCACCACAATGAAGATGCTGACCGGCCTCTTGCCGGCGAGCGAGGGCACGGCGAAGCTGTTCGGCCAGGAGGTCGATCCGCGCGACATCGATACGCGCCGGCGCGTCGGCTACATGTCGCAATCCTTCTCCCTTTATACCGAGCTCACCGTCCGGCAGAATCTCGACCTGCACGCCCGCCTCTTCCAGCTTCCCGCAAAGGACATCCCGGGGCGTATCGAGGAAATGGCGAGGCGCTTCGATCTCGTCGACGTCATGGACACGCTGCCCGATGCGCTGCCGCTTGGGCTGACCCAGCGCCTTTCGCTGGCCGTGGCCATGATTCACGCGCCGGAGATGCTGATCCTCGACGAGCCGACCTCCGGCGTCGATCCGATCGCCCGCGACGCGCTCTGGCAAAGCTTCGTGGACCTTTCGCGCAAGGACGGTGTGACCATCTTCATTTCCACCCATTTCATGAACGAGGCGGAACGCTGCGACCGCATCTCGCTGATGCATGCAGGCAAGGTGCTGGTGTCGGACACGCCGGCGGGAATCGTGGAGAAGCGTGGCAGTGCCGATCTGGAGGAAGCCTTCGTCTCCTATCTGGAGGATGCGATCGCGGACGAAAACGGGGCGAGGCCGCAGGCCCGAGAGGTGAACGGCGCGCCAGCTTCGAAGCTGGTGCACGCGATCGCCGGGGGCCACGCGCCGGCCGGGCGTAGACGTCTTCTCGATCCCCGTCGCATCGGCAGCTACGCGCGGCGAGAGACGCTGGAATTGCGGCGCGATCCGATCCGCGCCTCGTTCGCCTTCATCGGCAGCCTCATCCTGCTCTTCGTGCTGGGTTACGGCATCAGCATGGATGTCGAGGATCTTCCCTTCGCCGTCCTCGACCACGACCAGACGACGCTCAGCCGGGACTACACGCTCGATATTGCCGGTTCCCGCTATTTCACGGAGCGCCCCCCGATCGCCGATCCGGCCGATCTCGATCGGCGCATGCGCAATGGCGAGCTGAGCCTCGCCATCGAGATTCCGCCGGGCTTTGCGCGAGAGGTATCAGCAGGGAGGCAGGCGGGCATCGGCGGCTGGATCGACGGCGCCATGCCCTCGCGAGCCGAGACGGCGCAGGGCTATGTCGAGGGGCTGCATGCGCACTGGCTGATGCGGCGGGCGCGCGAGGCCTACGGCGAGCAGGCACTGGCCGGCGATTTCCAGCTTGAGACGCGCTTCCGCTACAATCCCAACGTGGAAAGCCTCATCGCCATGGTGCCGGCGGTCATCGGTCTCGTGCTGCTCTTTATTCCCACCATGCTCTCAACGCTGTCGATCGTGCGCGAGAAGGACCTCGGCTCGATAGTCAATCTCTACGTGACGCCCGTCTCCCGGCTGGAATTCCTGCTTGGCAAGCAGATCCCCTACGTCGTGCTTGCAATGCTAAACTTCGTCACCCTAACCACCTTCGCCGTCTTGGTGCAGGGCGTACCATTCACTGGCTCCATCGTCGCCTATACGATTGGCGGGTTTCTCTACGCGATCGCCGCCACCGGGCTCGGCCTGTTCATATCGAGCTTCATGAACAGTCAGATCGCCGCGATCTTCCTCACCACCATCGTTTCGATGCTGCTCGCGGTGCAATATTCCGGCATGATCGACCCGGTTGCCGCGATGGAGGGTTCGGCCGCCGTGATCGGCGCGATCAACCCGGCAAGCCATTTCATCACCATCTCCCGCGGCGCCTTCTCCAAGGCGCTCGGTTTGGAGGATCTGACCTCATCCTTCCTGCCTCTGCTCATCGCCGGTCCAGTGCTGCTGGCGCTCAGCGTGTTTTTCCTTCGCAAGCAGGCGCGCTGA
- a CDS encoding MFS transporter has protein sequence MLPSSSMRTQIGTLIIATSGIQFANGFFGTFISLRVALEDFDAIMAGLVLSSYFAGFTVGAVSCGRIIERTGHIRAYAAFAGLAVTATAAMPLMVDALPWLALRSIVGFGCAGIFVTTESWLNAKAQQSERGRIFSLYMVGTFIGLAFGQILVGRTAVETAAPFNLICVLFAIALVMVCTTRAEPPRAVGAPFLPYGRLARAAPIAVVGAALTGLMTSSFYALVPAWMQGEGIKQTTIGLIMLAAVFGGLAFQVPAGRLSDRFDRRLVLAALSVGLAIVALFVVQLPQNLTMIMAGGVLLGGFLSTLYPVCVAHAHDRMPADQVVAVSSRLILVSGLGSVAGPLVGMSIMRRFDIDGVFYLIATAAGLLALLAVGRSFTSSPPPHSERPFDVLAPQTAPLAHDSSGSSHTSELSKGGKVVREASRPK, from the coding sequence ATGCTGCCAAGCAGTTCTATGCGCACACAGATCGGGACGCTCATTATCGCAACGAGCGGGATCCAGTTCGCCAACGGGTTCTTTGGAACCTTCATTTCCTTACGTGTGGCGCTGGAAGACTTCGACGCGATCATGGCGGGCCTCGTGCTCAGCAGTTACTTTGCCGGTTTTACAGTTGGCGCGGTGTCATGTGGACGGATCATCGAACGGACTGGGCACATACGCGCATATGCCGCCTTTGCCGGGCTCGCCGTGACGGCGACTGCGGCCATGCCTTTGATGGTCGACGCGCTGCCGTGGCTGGCTCTGCGATCCATCGTCGGGTTTGGTTGCGCCGGTATCTTCGTCACGACAGAGAGCTGGTTGAACGCCAAAGCCCAGCAGTCGGAGCGCGGCCGCATCTTCTCGCTCTATATGGTCGGTACATTTATCGGGCTTGCGTTCGGACAAATCCTGGTTGGCCGAACAGCAGTCGAAACGGCAGCGCCGTTCAACCTGATCTGCGTCCTGTTTGCCATAGCATTGGTCATGGTATGCACGACGCGTGCCGAGCCGCCCCGAGCGGTCGGCGCGCCGTTTTTACCATACGGCCGACTCGCGCGCGCCGCGCCAATTGCGGTCGTCGGCGCTGCGCTCACCGGACTGATGACAAGCTCGTTCTATGCGCTCGTTCCGGCTTGGATGCAGGGCGAGGGCATCAAACAAACGACGATCGGGCTTATCATGCTCGCGGCCGTCTTTGGCGGCCTCGCGTTTCAGGTTCCGGCCGGTCGACTTTCCGACCGATTTGACCGGCGTCTGGTTCTGGCCGCGCTCAGCGTCGGCCTCGCGATCGTCGCGCTTTTCGTGGTTCAACTGCCACAGAACCTAACCATGATCATGGCGGGCGGCGTTCTGCTTGGTGGCTTCCTTTCCACTCTGTATCCCGTATGCGTCGCTCATGCGCACGATCGCATGCCAGCCGATCAGGTGGTGGCCGTAAGCAGCAGGCTCATTCTTGTAAGCGGACTGGGCTCGGTGGCTGGGCCACTCGTCGGCATGAGCATAATGAGGCGCTTCGATATAGACGGCGTGTTTTACCTGATTGCCACAGCGGCGGGCCTGCTGGCGCTTCTGGCCGTGGGCAGAAGTTTCACTTCATCACCGCCGCCGCACTCGGAAAGGCCCTTCGATGTTCTGGCACCGCAGACGGCACCTCTCGCGCACGACTCTTCAGGCTCTTCCCATACGTCCGAACTGTCAAAAGGAGGCAAGGTAGTGCGCGAAGCATCCCGTCCCAAGTGA